One region of Mesomycoplasma ovipneumoniae genomic DNA includes:
- a CDS encoding Eco57I restriction-modification methylase domain-containing protein: protein MHENVSQKLNGQVFTPDLLVELILDQAGYKENILKKHIIDNSCGNGQFLVKIIERYCKAFFRENSNLKSLKHQLETYIHGIDIDEKHVKNAIFRANLVVQNYKIEGVNWDFKAKNTLEIEHFNGKMDFVVGNPPYIRIHNLNNNKSLKNFNFSTIGMTDIYLAFYEIGIKMLSKNGILSYVSPSSFFTSKAGLIFREFLYKNKIIKSVVDHKHHQFFRATTYTTIFTIDKSARNQKVDYYNFDNKTNSIFLVSKLEYEQFYLDNKFYFSTPEKLSFLKKIIYDKKKTDISVKNGLATLADSVFIGDFNFNSEYILPVLKASNGKWAKIIFPYNTKNFQIISDSELKQQLEIFEHLSFFKEKLQKRSFDHPNKNFWYSFGRRQAISDTDKERLVLNSLVKENKPLKISLIQKNTCIYSGFYIISEKIDYKSIAEKLQSEVFLNFVKLLGKYKNGGYYTFSTKDVKKYLDFMFGT from the coding sequence ATGCATGAGAATGTTAGTCAAAAATTAAATGGGCAAGTTTTTACACCAGATTTATTGGTTGAGCTTATTTTAGACCAAGCTGGTTACAAAGAAAACATACTTAAAAAACATATTATCGATAATAGTTGCGGTAATGGTCAATTTTTAGTTAAAATTATTGAACGTTATTGCAAAGCTTTTTTTAGAGAAAATTCGAATTTAAAATCACTTAAGCATCAATTAGAAACTTATATTCATGGCATTGATATTGATGAAAAACATGTTAAAAATGCCATTTTCCGTGCCAATTTAGTCGTTCAAAATTATAAAATTGAAGGAGTAAACTGAGATTTTAAAGCTAAAAATACCCTTGAAATTGAACATTTTAACGGAAAAATGGATTTTGTTGTCGGAAATCCACCTTATATTCGCATTCATAATTTAAATAATAATAAATCGTTGAAAAATTTTAATTTTTCAACGATTGGCATGACAGATATTTACCTTGCTTTTTACGAAATTGGCATTAAAATGTTAAGTAAAAATGGAATTTTATCTTATGTTAGTCCATCTTCATTTTTTACATCCAAAGCAGGCTTAATTTTTCGGGAATTTTTATACAAAAATAAAATCATAAAATCAGTTGTCGATCATAAACATCACCAATTTTTTAGAGCAACAACTTATACAACGATTTTCACAATTGATAAATCGGCAAGAAATCAAAAGGTCGATTATTATAATTTTGACAATAAAACAAATTCAATTTTTCTTGTTTCTAAATTAGAATATGAACAATTTTATTTAGATAATAAGTTTTACTTTTCAACACCAGAAAAGCTAAGTTTTCTAAAGAAAATTATTTACGACAAGAAAAAAACTGATATTAGTGTCAAAAATGGTTTAGCAACTTTGGCTGATTCAGTTTTTATTGGTGATTTTAACTTTAATTCTGAATATATTTTGCCCGTTTTAAAAGCATCAAATGGAAAATGGGCAAAAATCATTTTTCCGTATAATACCAAAAATTTCCAAATTATTTCAGATTCTGAACTAAAACAGCAGTTAGAAATTTTTGAACATCTTAGTTTTTTTAAGGAAAAACTTCAAAAACGTAGCTTTGACCATCCAAATAAGAATTTTTGGTATAGTTTTGGACGAAGACAAGCTATTTCAGACACTGATAAGGAAAGGTTAGTTTTAAATTCATTAGTCAAAGAAAACAAACCCTTAAAAATAAGTTTAATTCAAAAAAACACCTGTATTTATAGTGGTTTTTACATTATAAGCGAGAAAATTGACTATAAATCAATAGCTGAAAAATTGCAAAGTGAAGTTTTTCTTAACTTTGTAAAATTATTAGGAAAGTACAAAAATGGTGGTTATTATACTTTTTCAACAAAAGATGTTAAAAAATATTTAGACTTTATGTTCGGGACGTAA